From one Geoalkalibacter halelectricus genomic stretch:
- a CDS encoding nickel-dependent hydrogenase large subunit has translation MAKIVLDPVTRIEGHLRIETQVAAGRVTEAWSKGEMFRGFEALLQGRDPLDAPVITQRICGVCPISHALSSCKAIESATGLNVPANGRYLRNLILGANYLQSHILHFYHLSALDFVHVEALLDYSGRDPVLLDLKHWAQSELNTNRVLPVAPFLPKLPGDYAQNAQWNLGALSNYVEALDIRREAHRMAALVGGKMPHAATLVPGGVTCATDADMLEDFRSRLRRVRRFIERCYIPDVLQAARLYPEYATVGRGVARFLSYGVFDEESTTWMPAGTLNGRGHERLDLSLIHEDTTTGFYRGNHKSHPQNAPSPIPQTDKPRAYSWLKAPRYNGLSYEVGPLARIMVAAAAGEPSIVDPLTDFLREARLGQDQLASTLGRHAARAFEAQLIAARMENWLDAVTPGAPAILPYQNSDAGNGVGLIEAPRGALGHWISLKSGRIGSYQCIVPSTWNFSPRDGDQNPGPVESALVGTAVNPEFKGLEVARVVRSFDPCIACAVH, from the coding sequence TTGGCCAAGATAGTTCTTGATCCCGTCACGCGCATCGAGGGGCACCTGCGCATCGAAACCCAGGTCGCCGCCGGGCGGGTCACGGAAGCCTGGAGCAAGGGCGAGATGTTTCGCGGTTTCGAAGCTCTGCTGCAAGGTCGCGACCCTCTTGACGCTCCGGTCATCACCCAGCGCATCTGCGGCGTGTGCCCCATAAGTCACGCTCTCTCATCTTGCAAGGCCATCGAATCGGCAACCGGCCTCAACGTTCCGGCCAACGGCCGCTACTTGAGAAATCTCATCCTCGGGGCCAACTATCTGCAAAGTCACATATTGCACTTTTACCACCTGTCGGCCCTCGACTTCGTTCACGTCGAGGCATTGCTCGACTATTCGGGACGGGATCCGGTACTGCTCGACCTGAAACATTGGGCGCAGAGCGAACTCAACACCAATCGCGTTTTACCGGTGGCGCCCTTTCTGCCGAAATTGCCTGGCGACTATGCGCAAAATGCCCAATGGAACCTCGGCGCTCTGAGCAACTATGTCGAAGCCCTGGACATACGCCGCGAGGCCCATCGCATGGCCGCCCTCGTCGGAGGGAAAATGCCCCATGCCGCGACGCTGGTTCCCGGAGGGGTGACCTGCGCGACCGACGCGGACATGCTTGAGGATTTCCGCTCCCGCCTGCGGCGCGTAAGGCGCTTTATCGAAAGGTGCTACATTCCCGATGTCCTTCAAGCCGCGCGTCTCTACCCTGAGTATGCCACCGTCGGGCGCGGAGTGGCACGTTTTCTGTCCTACGGCGTTTTCGACGAGGAAAGCACCACCTGGATGCCCGCCGGAACCCTCAACGGCCGCGGCCATGAACGCCTGGATCTCTCTCTCATTCACGAGGACACCACAACCGGGTTCTATCGCGGCAACCACAAATCCCACCCGCAAAACGCCCCAAGCCCCATTCCTCAAACCGACAAACCCAGGGCTTATTCATGGCTCAAGGCACCACGCTATAACGGATTAAGTTATGAAGTCGGACCCCTGGCACGCATTATGGTGGCCGCGGCGGCCGGCGAGCCGTCCATCGTGGATCCCCTCACGGATTTTCTTCGTGAAGCCCGCCTGGGGCAGGACCAGCTTGCCAGCACCCTGGGGCGCCACGCGGCCCGGGCCTTTGAGGCCCAGCTCATCGCTGCGCGCATGGAAAACTGGCTGGATGCCGTCACCCCGGGCGCACCGGCGATCTTGCCCTACCAAAACAGCGACGCGGGCAACGGGGTCGGATTGATCGAGGCGCCGCGAGGCGCGCTCGGCCATTGGATCAGCCTCAAATCAGGGCGCATCGGAAGTTACCAATGCATCGTGCCCAGCACCTGGAATTTTTCCCCGCGCGACGGCGATCAGAATCCCGGCCCGGTCGAGAGCGCCCTGGTGGGCACCGCGGTCAATCCTGAATTCAAGGGGCTTGAGGTAGCGCGCGTCGTGCGCTCCTTCGATCCCTGCATCGCTTGCGCCGTGCATTAG
- a CDS encoding hydrogenase small subunit, translating to MKMTRRTFLKDAGIFVAALGLEPVWLPKMADALEDMAYGRAPILWLQGLSCSGCSVSLLNSESPGPADLITRYLSLYFHQTLSAATGPAAKDAVERAIAKGGYILVVEGAVPLTLKEACKFADENFADQLLRAARSAQAVVSTGTCAAFGGIPAAPPNLTGAAGVDAALKQAGLRRPLINLPGCPAHPAWIVGTLMQVLKVGMPDLDAHLRPKIFYDHLLHEQCPLFALYQKKHFAENLGEEGCLFKMGCQGVITQADCSLRGWNGGVSWCIRGRSNCIGCARPEFALDPRFAFFRLNEENLF from the coding sequence ATGAAAATGACACGCAGAACCTTTCTCAAGGACGCCGGTATCTTCGTCGCCGCCCTTGGTTTGGAGCCGGTCTGGCTTCCCAAGATGGCCGACGCCCTGGAGGACATGGCCTACGGCCGCGCGCCGATTCTCTGGCTCCAGGGCCTTTCCTGCTCCGGATGCTCCGTGAGCCTGCTCAATTCGGAAAGCCCCGGTCCCGCCGACCTCATCACCCGCTACCTGTCCCTGTACTTCCACCAGACCCTCTCGGCGGCTACGGGCCCGGCCGCCAAGGACGCCGTGGAACGGGCCATCGCCAAGGGGGGCTACATTCTGGTCGTGGAGGGGGCGGTTCCCCTGACGCTGAAGGAAGCCTGCAAATTCGCCGACGAAAACTTCGCCGACCAGTTGCTGCGCGCGGCCCGATCCGCCCAGGCCGTCGTGTCCACCGGCACCTGCGCGGCCTTCGGCGGGATTCCCGCCGCCCCGCCCAACCTCACGGGAGCCGCCGGAGTCGATGCCGCCCTGAAGCAAGCTGGGCTGCGCCGACCGTTGATCAACTTGCCGGGTTGTCCCGCCCATCCGGCGTGGATCGTCGGCACGCTGATGCAGGTCCTAAAAGTCGGCATGCCCGATCTCGACGCGCACCTGCGGCCGAAGATCTTCTACGATCACCTGCTGCATGAGCAATGTCCCCTTTTTGCCCTGTACCAGAAGAAACATTTCGCGGAAAACCTCGGCGAGGAGGGCTGTCTATTCAAGATGGGCTGCCAGGGCGTCATCACCCAGGCCGACTGCTCGCTCCGTGGGTGGAACGGCGGTGTGAGCTGGTGCATTCGCGGCCGCAGCAACTGTATCGGCTGCGCGCGTCCGGAATTTGCCCTTGATCCGCGGTTCGCCTTTTTCCGCCTCAATGAGGAAAATCTCTTTTGA
- a CDS encoding methyl-accepting chemotaxis protein yields the protein MRINIQWRVGGLLALVLVIAFGASILIATTQTRGLLHNISEQALGALDRAGNDRALNVFNSFETGAAGSIERGEMDIFRELIQDLGAIAGVEEIGLTDPEGLIVYTNRPEQLNRPLNPADFSETVASGYDLLKKEQGDSLFLARGHYLTADCLRCHFNARLNDLSGVLYLRYDMKDIRETAALMAAATDQAGLSSMRTGLATGLGGLIAALVCTHVLLGRLVKTPVVRLRAMMQGLSDGRLVQRLGMTRQDEIGDTARAMDALADSLRDEVVQTLTRLADGDLTGSVRPRAAEDVVRGSLKKLSEDLRNTITQIHQSADQISCGANQVASASQNLSKGATDQAASLEEISASMNEIASQTRQGAENASGAGGLIHEIQEAAGQGQKRMGEMVQAMTNINQAGHNIEKIIKTIDEIAFQTNLLALNAAVEAARAGQHGRGFAVVAEEVRSLAGRCANAAQETSLLIADAVEKAESGAQIARGTQESFASIVGGIENITKLVAEIATSTQDQAEGISQVNLGLGQVDQVTQQNTANAEQSAAAAEELAGQSRHLRELMGRFKLPSTRLLG from the coding sequence ATGCGCATAAACATTCAGTGGAGAGTCGGCGGACTTCTTGCGCTGGTGTTGGTTATCGCCTTCGGCGCCAGCATACTCATCGCCACCACGCAGACGCGAGGGCTTCTGCACAACATCTCGGAGCAGGCCCTCGGCGCCTTGGACCGCGCCGGCAATGACAGGGCCCTCAATGTTTTCAACAGCTTCGAGACAGGCGCGGCGGGATCCATCGAAAGGGGCGAGATGGACATCTTTCGCGAACTGATTCAGGATCTCGGGGCGATCGCCGGCGTCGAGGAAATCGGCCTGACCGATCCGGAGGGCTTGATCGTCTATACCAATCGCCCGGAGCAGTTAAACCGGCCCCTGAATCCCGCGGATTTCTCCGAGACCGTCGCCTCGGGCTACGACCTGCTGAAAAAGGAGCAGGGCGATTCCCTGTTTCTGGCCCGCGGCCACTATCTCACCGCGGACTGCCTGCGTTGCCATTTCAACGCGCGCCTCAACGACCTATCCGGGGTTCTGTACCTACGCTACGACATGAAGGATATCCGCGAAACCGCCGCCCTCATGGCGGCGGCCACCGACCAGGCGGGCCTAAGCAGCATGCGTACCGGACTGGCGACGGGTCTGGGCGGATTGATCGCGGCGCTCGTCTGCACCCATGTTTTGCTTGGACGGCTGGTAAAAACTCCCGTCGTCCGGCTGCGGGCGATGATGCAGGGACTTTCCGACGGTCGACTGGTGCAGCGCCTCGGAATGACCCGGCAGGATGAAATCGGCGATACCGCCCGCGCCATGGACGCCCTGGCGGATAGTTTGCGCGACGAGGTGGTGCAAACTCTCACGCGCCTGGCTGATGGCGATCTGACCGGCAGCGTGCGGCCTCGCGCCGCGGAGGACGTGGTGCGCGGATCCCTGAAGAAGCTCTCGGAAGATCTGCGCAACACCATCACCCAGATTCATCAGTCCGCCGACCAGATCTCCTGCGGGGCCAACCAGGTCGCATCCGCGAGCCAAAACCTCTCCAAGGGAGCGACGGACCAGGCGGCATCCCTGGAGGAAATTTCAGCGTCCATGAACGAAATCGCGAGCCAAACCCGCCAGGGAGCGGAAAACGCCTCGGGCGCCGGTGGCCTCATTCACGAAATTCAGGAAGCAGCCGGACAGGGCCAGAAACGAATGGGAGAGATGGTTCAAGCCATGACCAATATCAATCAAGCCGGTCACAATATCGAAAAGATCATTAAAACCATCGACGAAATAGCCTTCCAGACCAATCTTCTGGCGCTAAACGCGGCCGTGGAGGCGGCGCGGGCCGGGCAGCACGGCCGCGGCTTCGCCGTGGTCGCCGAAGAGGTTCGCTCCCTCGCGGGCCGCTGCGCCAACGCCGCGCAGGAAACCTCGCTGCTGATCGCCGATGCGGTCGAAAAGGCCGAATCGGGAGCGCAAATCGCCCGCGGCACCCAGGAATCCTTTGCCTCCATCGTCGGCGGGATCGAAAACATCACCAAACTTGTGGCGGAAATCGCCACATCCACCCAGGATCAGGCCGAGGGAATCTCGCAAGTCAATCTGGGTCTGGGACAGGTCGATCAGGTCACCCAGCAAAACACCGCCAACGCCGAGCAAAGCGCGGCCGCCGCGGAGGAGTTGGCCGGCCAGTCCCGTCATCTGCGCGAGCTTATGGGACGTTTCAAACTTCCCTCAACCCGGCTGCTTGGCTAA
- a CDS encoding universal stress protein, producing the protein MLPVYRTLLYATDLSSNAAHAFRHALALARRFEARIHILHVLPEVEPAVLNFVATVMGEERLADMELDHKDEVRQEIRMRLEAFAREEIGDPNEGATLVSEIHVRHGNPVARILSEADEIDADLIVLGSHGKGRLHYTFLGSVAEKVLHRSKRPVLVVPLG; encoded by the coding sequence ATGCTGCCTGTCTACCGCACGCTGCTCTACGCCACCGATCTGTCATCCAACGCCGCCCATGCCTTTCGTCACGCCCTGGCCCTGGCGCGACGGTTCGAGGCGCGCATTCATATTTTGCACGTCTTGCCCGAGGTGGAACCGGCGGTGCTCAATTTTGTGGCGACGGTGATGGGGGAAGAGCGCCTGGCGGACATGGAGCTCGACCACAAGGACGAGGTGCGGCAGGAAATCCGCATGCGTCTCGAAGCCTTCGCGCGCGAGGAAATCGGCGATCCGAACGAGGGCGCCACCCTGGTGAGTGAAATCCACGTGCGTCACGGCAACCCCGTGGCGCGTATCCTTTCCGAAGCCGATGAAATTGACGCCGATCTCATCGTGCTCGGCTCACACGGCAAAGGGCGGCTGCATTATACCTTTCTCGGCAGCGTCGCGGAGAAAGTGCTGCATCGTTCCAAGCGGCCGGTGCTGGTGGTGCCCCTGGGGTAG